From the Candidatus Bathyarchaeia archaeon genome, one window contains:
- a CDS encoding glutamate synthase-related protein: MTERVFRNSSYLNAKSTTGTTTRVKDTSPTSGMCPLCIRDCPILCEIGLSAFRGREALYPEPVQFGFSTAGALKDFGLDWSHFNIQSSLFEAHGIKEDPDLALFPNVDIETKVGGIPLKVPILCGAFGSTDVARLNWEGLAIGTALSGAMIIVGENVCGMDPEAQFTNGKVTYSKELKRRVDLFRKFWDGKYGEIAVQTNVEDQRLGVDVYAISKLEVNVIERKWGQGAKAIGGEVRVRDLERAIMLKKRGYIVIPDPEDPAVQQAFKDGVFKSFERHSRVGIPKEKNVIEDVEWLRKQGAKHVTLKTGAYRPSAVAYTLKIASEAKIDAVSFDGAGGGTGMSPVPMMDEMGIPTVYLEAIVLKCAQILKKKGRYVPDIIMAGGFINETQIFKAIAMSNFGDGPFVKAVLMGRSPLTAVMKASYFKQLAEEGKLPKAFVDKFGATPEKFFIAVPELKAKYGERFKEIPWEAVALYTYLTDRIGVGLKQLLAGARKWRLDLINRNDLMSLSELAAKVTGIPLAHEAEADAIERILD, encoded by the coding sequence GGAACGAGTTTTCAGGAACAGCTCCTACCTAAATGCAAAATCAACGACTGGAACTACAACCCGCGTCAAAGACACAAGTCCCACAAGCGGCATGTGTCCCCTATGCATCCGTGACTGCCCAATACTCTGCGAAATAGGCTTGTCAGCATTTAGAGGAAGAGAGGCTCTCTATCCAGAACCAGTGCAATTCGGTTTCAGCACTGCCGGAGCCCTGAAAGACTTCGGCTTGGACTGGTCCCACTTTAACATACAGTCAAGCCTCTTTGAAGCTCACGGGATAAAGGAAGACCCAGATTTGGCGCTTTTCCCAAACGTGGACATAGAAACAAAAGTTGGAGGCATACCACTGAAAGTCCCCATACTATGTGGTGCTTTCGGCTCCACCGATGTTGCGAGGCTGAATTGGGAAGGCTTAGCCATAGGCACAGCCCTTTCAGGCGCCATGATAATCGTGGGCGAGAATGTTTGTGGCATGGACCCAGAGGCCCAATTCACAAACGGTAAAGTAACATACTCAAAGGAGCTGAAGCGCAGAGTCGACCTATTCAGAAAATTCTGGGATGGAAAATACGGTGAAATAGCTGTTCAGACAAATGTTGAAGACCAGAGGCTTGGCGTAGACGTTTACGCCATATCAAAGCTGGAAGTCAATGTTATAGAGAGAAAATGGGGACAAGGTGCAAAAGCCATAGGTGGCGAAGTCCGCGTAAGAGACCTTGAGAGGGCCATAATGCTAAAGAAAAGAGGTTACATAGTAATCCCAGACCCAGAAGACCCAGCAGTACAGCAAGCTTTCAAAGACGGCGTATTCAAGTCTTTTGAAAGGCACAGCAGAGTTGGCATACCAAAGGAGAAAAATGTCATAGAAGACGTAGAATGGCTAAGGAAACAAGGGGCAAAACATGTGACTCTAAAAACAGGCGCTTACAGGCCATCAGCAGTGGCATACACCTTGAAAATAGCTTCTGAGGCAAAAATTGATGCAGTATCCTTTGATGGGGCAGGTGGCGGCACCGGCATGAGCCCTGTCCCGATGATGGATGAAATGGGCATTCCAACAGTTTATCTAGAAGCCATCGTGCTTAAGTGCGCCCAAATATTGAAGAAGAAAGGCCGCTATGTGCCGGATATAATCATGGCTGGTGGTTTCATAAACGAAACTCAAATTTTCAAGGCAATAGCCATGAGCAACTTTGGAGATGGCCCATTTGTGAAAGCCGTTTTAATGGGCCGTTCTCCACTTACTGCTGTAATGAAGGCGAGTTACTTCAAGCAGTTGGCTGAAGAGGGAAAACTTCCAAAGGCTTTTGTTGACAAGTTTGGCGCAACTCCAGAGAAGTTCTTCATAGCTGTTCCAGAGCTAAAGGCAAAGTATGGAGAACGTTTCAAGGAAATCCCGTGGGAAGCTGTAGCCCTATACACTTACTTAACGGACCGCATAGGTGTTGGGCTAAAGCAACTATTGGCTGGCGCAAGGAAATGGCGACTAGACCTGATCAACAGAAACGACCTAATGAGCCTCTCGGAGCTTGCAGCCAAAGTAACCGGTATACCATTAGCCCACGAGGCAGA